From a single Shewanella donghaensis genomic region:
- the gspI gene encoding type II secretion system minor pseudopilin GspI: MKYSKGMTLLEVIVALAVFSIAAVAVTKSIGDQMANLPILEERTLAQWVASNQMVEARLVESFPELGTKTGQVELAEKDWYWRQEVIKTTDDNFRMIRILVSDDDRFKRTVAQVSSYVHNAG, encoded by the coding sequence ATGAAATACAGTAAAGGCATGACCTTACTAGAAGTCATCGTAGCGTTAGCAGTGTTTTCTATTGCGGCTGTCGCAGTAACCAAAAGCATTGGCGATCAAATGGCAAACCTGCCGATATTAGAAGAACGAACTTTAGCGCAATGGGTTGCCAGTAACCAAATGGTTGAAGCCAGATTGGTTGAAAGCTTCCCTGAACTTGGCACTAAAACTGGCCAGGTCGAGTTAGCTGAAAAAGATTGGTATTGGCGTCAAGAGGTGATCAAAACCACTGACGACAATTTTAGAATGATCAGAATATTAGTTAGTGATGATGACAGGTTTAAACGCACCGTTGCACAAGTGAGTAGTTATGTTCATAACGCAGGCTAA
- the gspJ gene encoding type II secretion system minor pseudopilin GspJ, whose amino-acid sequence MMIAIGIFAMIGLAANSVLSTVMKNDEATKEFSVRLKALQQGFGIIERDLGQMVARTQRGLDGERTTTVFQTGDNMLDSETEALVFFRLGWLNPDGMLPRGSLQSVSYVVQDGRLERWYYPYPEPEVGAEPLKSLIIKDVISIEYSFFVGDKWERKVDSSQLPLGIAMKLEIEGFGIIERRFLLPKGGSGGSGGANGNNGNNNGTNNGTNNGNNSGNNSGNNSGNNGSSTGNGT is encoded by the coding sequence ATGATGATCGCCATCGGTATTTTCGCGATGATAGGGCTAGCAGCAAATTCTGTGTTATCAACCGTGATGAAAAATGATGAAGCGACCAAAGAGTTTTCGGTTCGACTAAAAGCATTACAGCAAGGTTTTGGCATTATCGAACGAGATTTAGGCCAAATGGTTGCCCGCACACAGCGTGGATTAGATGGCGAGCGTACGACAACAGTATTTCAAACTGGCGATAATATGCTGGATTCAGAAACCGAAGCCTTGGTGTTTTTTCGTTTAGGTTGGTTGAATCCTGATGGCATGTTGCCAAGAGGCAGCCTGCAGTCAGTATCTTATGTGGTTCAAGATGGTCGCTTAGAGCGTTGGTATTATCCTTACCCTGAACCAGAAGTGGGCGCTGAACCGTTAAAAAGCTTGATCATCAAAGATGTGATTTCTATTGAATATTCATTCTTTGTTGGTGATAAATGGGAACGTAAAGTTGATTCCTCGCAGCTACCCCTTGGCATCGCAATGAAGTTGGAAATCGAAGGCTTTGGTATCATTGAGCGTCGCTTCTTACTGCCTAAAGGTGGCAGTGGCGGCAGCGGTGGTGCCAATGGTAACAACGGCAATAACAACGGCACTAATAACGGCACTAATAACGGCAATAACAGCGGTAATAACAGCGGTAATAACAGCGGTAACAATGGCTCTAGCACGGGTAATGGCACATGA